TCATATGCACCAAGAATTGCAGAATTGATTCGTAGAACAATCAAACGTGATAAATATTTGGTCCAAATATCTACCGATCCTATCAAAAAACAAGAAGTTGAAGAATTGGCTATTAATAAGGCTATTGAGTATTATAAACAGCGGCAATATAAAGTTCGTTCTGTTGAAAAGGACAATTTGGGTTGGGATCTTGAAGCGACTAACGAGACGGAAAAATTATTAATAGAGGTTAAAGGACTTTCGCAAAGTCAAATAGCTGTGGAATTAACAGCAAATGAATATGAAAGCATGAAAAAATATAAAGACATTTATAGGGTTGCTATCTTAACGGATGCACGGGAATCTAATTGTTGTTTACACATATTTTCCTATTCACTTGAAAATAAACTCTGGAAAAACAAGAACGGAAGAAAGTTGAATATCGAAGAAAGAGTCAGTGCTCGTTTAACTTAACATCAAGGAAATAAAGAAATGAACTATTTTTGTTATTTGGATTCATCAGGAGATCTTGATCATACCAATCTTCAACTTTACTCACTAGAGCAAGCTGCTGATGCATGGAATGAACTCCTTGATACTGTCAGCGATGTAGGACTTAACAATGTTGACCGTCTTCAAGAACGGCTGGCGTTCATCGTAAGCTGTTTCGGGCTTTCCCTATCACAATTGTTGGGCCAGAACTGCCCTTCTCCAGATAGGGAAAAAATTGACCAACCAGGCGAGTTGTTATCCAATATTCTGAATAAAACAAGTGAAGATCGTACAACCAAAAGACTATTAAATAGCACATTCAAAGATTTCTTGAAATACTATGGAGCTATTAGGCACTTTGGAAGGAACATAGATAATGGAAATTATGAGATGGTGCAGAAGCTGACTATCAATGAGCTTGATCGTTTCAGGAAAATGACAATCAAAATATGGGACTTGGTTATCAATATTTATCGCCAAGACAAAGAAAACGAGATTGATGCTGAAATATCATCAATTGCCGACGTTGTAAGGCTGCCCTCATTTTCCGTACAAAAGCTTTGAAAGGGGCGCGTAAAAACACGTGCGTCCGTTAAGTTTGGCGTTAACAAGTGCATTTTATACATCAAGCTCCTTATTCATCAAAAATCCGTCAAAATTAATTTAACAAATTGTTAAATCAAAACAGGCGACCGACCCTGGTAGATCCAGGAAGGTTTTAATAATATTTTAAATTGATTGCAGTTTATCTAAATATTTCTATATCTATAGGAAGACCTTCTATTAAAGGGAGATAAAAAATGGATCATAAAATATCATCTATATCACTGCAAAAATCCAAGCAACGACGCATGGGTCCTTACATTGGTTTAACAATAAGCAAGCACAGTATCGATATTCAGATTGAATATATGGAAAGGTACAACAAAGAGTTAGAGGCAAAGTTCAAAAAGGATTTGGGTAATACAGGTGAATACTATTCCAAAGAAATGTCAAAAGTTGAAAATAATCCTGAAGATGCCGAAGTGTATGCTGAATTGTGCTTTAGTGACAAAGAGGCTATTTATGAGTTCATTAGAAACTTACGTTACTCTTCACTTGTTAATCTTTTTTCATTCCTTGAATCCTCTTTAAATAATCTATGTTTAACGCTTCGTAAAGAAATGAAAATTGTTATATCCCCTGAAGATTTAAGACATCAGGGTGTAATAAGGTCTCAGATCTATTTAAAAAAAGTATGTTCTGTTGATTTTCCATCTGATGGTAATGATTGGAAACAAATTGAAAAGTTGAACAAAGTAAGAAATCTAATTGTTCATGAACAAGGTATTATAAAAAATAAGAAGGAAAATCCTGGTAAAAAAACGTTTAATGTTGTTAATAACACTGACGGCCTCAGCATAAAGAATGATCGTCAGGTAATTGTAGAAGATAATTATTTTCCTAAGATTATTAGGAATGTAAAAAATCTTTTGGACATAGTTTATAAAGAAACGACGAAGGCACTGAAAAAGTATCAAGATAAAGAAGATGCTGAAAATAAAAGGTTGTTAATAAATAAGTAAACTCGCAAAATAGTTTTTGTCTATTTTATCCTGAAAGTCGTATAAAGCGTACACTATTCGGGGCGTACCCCCAGATACTTCAAAAACAGCCTATCTCTGGCGACTGATTCGGTGGACCATCGATAATTTCCCATGGCAGTCTGTACCTTTGTGGTTTCGATACAGTCAAACCAATCCAAAATCTGAGAAAGCGAACGTTGTGCAATCCAGTTTTCCAGCTTTTTTTCGAGCTTGATAAGTGATTGGGTTTTCCCGGATTCTTTTTCCCTCAGCCTGGATTGTATTTCCTTTATTTTTTTTGTCAAAAAACAATGATAACCCAGAGAGACAAATTGTGTAAATTGTCTCCCACGCAAATTGTCAGGATACCATGTGCGCGGCCGAGCGCCGTCGAGTCTCCCCTTTTGCACGGCAAAAAGTTCTTCAATTTTTTCACGCAGCCGGTAGTTTTCAAGCGCTGTAAATGTGTCCATAGCCTGATTGCTGACAAGGGCGAAATAGCCAAAGTATTTTTTTGCTTCGGCAATGGCCTCATCATTGAACCCAACCTTCAACTGTCCCCCA
The DNA window shown above is from uncultured Desulfobacter sp. and carries:
- a CDS encoding DUF3883 domain-containing protein, translated to MPQTLTDKIKKKQAVGYYKSDGALIESLLTESELKNILPKLKDAKTKISDGSDYVIVEVHSDRVGIKNHKDQSKSSSVSFSDIIKADKININFLKNGSYPKSSNKRIYCDYGMSNNSYAPRIAELIRRTIKRDKYLVQISTDPIKKQEVEELAINKAIEYYKQRQYKVRSVEKDNLGWDLEATNETEKLLIEVKGLSQSQIAVELTANEYESMKKYKDIYRVAILTDARESNCCLHIFSYSLENKLWKNKNGRKLNIEERVSARLT